Below is a window of Candidatus Zixiibacteriota bacterium DNA.
GCATTCGCGAAGGAATTGTGCGTCTTGCGGAAGCCGGTATCAAACATCGAAATAATCATGCCCTGGCCGGCATAGCCGGAATCGTGGCACACCGGAACATTGATCTGCGCCAACTGGGTCAGAGAATTTCCGTACGACAGCGCGTGTGTGCCCAACGCCTGTTTCTCCACCGGGGCATCGCCTTTGAGCGGTTCTTCCGCCGGCAACGAACGTTTCATCGCCACGGCCGGCTCGATCGATGCGACGAATTCGGCGGTGGCGAGGCTGCCCAGGCGATATGGTTGGATCTCGATCGCCGCAGCGTTCAACCACTTGGAAGTGCGCAAGACACGCGCTCCCTGCTGGGTCAGTTGGTCAACATAGCGCGCGTAAACCGGCAAATCGGTGAACTTCACGTCGGAGACGCCATGCTTAAGGCGGCGCGCCTTGGCTCGCTCGGTCATGCCGGCATCAACAAGCTGCGCGGCTTGCTGAAGTTGTGCCTTGTTGAATATCCCCTTGTCTGTGAAGTAGACCCAGACCTTGACCAGACCGTCAGTTTGGTGGTTCGCCAGGTATTGAACTGCCCGGTCGGTGATCACGGCGGCGCGCTTGGCGCGCACCAGCGTCGGATCCTCGGCTTCGGGTCGAACTTTAGCAACGGCCATGGATATTGCCAGCAGCGATAACGCGGCGATCCAAAGGCGGAAATTGAGCATGCTGCACCTCGTGCGTGGTAGTGAATCGAAGTAACTAACGCTACGTCAAGATATTAACGAAGCCTCGTTATGTCAACGTTGAACTCGCCCATTTGCTCAATGTATCGGCACATTTCACTCCGGCGCAAGCTCGGCATGGCAACCGGGAGTGACTCGTCATCGAGTTAAACACAGTCGATCGTAGTGTTGTTTCGCGCGCACAACGCTGTCCAGTATTGCCGCCATCCCATACTCTGGAGACTCAGCTTCATAGTTTTGCGCACGGCCGGCATCAGCGTGATCGCGACCGAGGCGCCTAACCCGCCATCGGCCTTCAGCTTTCGCCCGCCCAACGGTTTGGCAACGCAATTGCAGAGACATTTGCCGGTTACTATACGAACGGAGTAGAGAAACGATGACCAGAATCAAGTCTCATAGCGGCATGTCAATGATGGAGATGATGATTGTCGTCGTCATCATCGGGCTGCTGGCGGCGATCGCCGTACCGAATTTCGGCGGCGCCATCAAGAAGATGAAATTCGACAATGTTGGTCGGGAAATGTTGAGCTCGTTGCGCTATGCCCGCGCGGCCGCGATCGGCACGCAGCGCCCGCACGGTGTGTTCTTCGACGCCGATAGCCGCAAGGTCTTGGTGTTCGTCGACCTGGTCAGTCCGGAACTCGGTACCTATGAAATGGGCGATTCAGTCGTCAAGACGGACACGATCCAGGTGCCCCTGAGCTCGATGAACAGCACGTTCGCAAATTCAACAGTGATCTTCAATCCCGACGGCACGGCCTCGCAGAGCGGCGATATCCTCTGTT
It encodes the following:
- a CDS encoding GspH/FimT family pseudopilin is translated as MTRIKSHSGMSMMEMMIVVVIIGLLAAIAVPNFGGAIKKMKFDNVGREMLSSLRYARAAAIGTQRPHGVFFDADSRKVLVFVDLVSPELGTYEMGDSVVKTDTIQVPLSSMNSTFANSTVIFNPDGTASQSGDILCYGASGYSSSSFSVSLVAGSGRARLERYD